One Globicephala melas chromosome 18, mGloMel1.2, whole genome shotgun sequence DNA segment encodes these proteins:
- the GTF3A gene encoding transcription factor IIIA, with amino-acid sequence MAGWEAVQEQMLQEGEDSADRGARTKDLTERSVGLGSWHVAQHVAECLTLGTLEPPASVAEAVSSLTIADAFVAAGESLASLPPAPRQRFICSFPDCSANYNKAWKLDAHLCKHTGERPFVCDHDGCSKAFVRDWHLSRHALVHTGEKPFVCTASGCDQKFNTKANLKKHFERKHENQQKQYVCSFEGCKKTFKKHQQLKIHQCQHTNEPPFKCTHEGCGKHFASPSSLKRHGKVHEGYMCQKECSFVAKTWTELLKHVREAHKEDVTCDVCQKTFKRKDFLKQHMRIHAPERDVCRCPREGCGRTYTTVFNLQSHILSFHEEWRPFVCEHASCGKAFAMKQSLSRHAVVHDPDKKKMKLKVRPSHEKRSLASRLSGYLPPKRTQDQGVSLPRNGETELPSELH; translated from the exons ATGGCGGGGTGGGAGGCGGTCCAAGAACAGATGCTGCAAGAGGGCGAGGACTCTGCTGACAGAGGAGCAAGGACAAAG GATCTCACGGAGCGGTCGGTCGGCCTCGGTTCGTGGCACGTGGCTCAGCACGTGGCCGAGTGCCTGACCCTGGGCACCCTGGAGCCGCCGGCCTCTGTCGCGGAGGCGGTGTCGTCCCTGACCATCGCCGACGCGTTCGTCGCGGCCGGCGAAAGCCTAGCCTCGCTGCCCCCGGCGCCCCGTCAGAGGTTCATCTGCTCCTTCCCCGACTGCAGCGCCAATTACAACAAGGCCTGGAAACTAGACGCGCACCTGTGCAAGCACACGGGGGAG AGACCGTTTGTTTGTGACCATGACGGGTGCAGCAAGGCCTTCGTCAGGGACTGGCACCTCAGCCGCCACGCCCTggttcacactggagaaaagccctTTGT TTGTACAGCTAGTGGCTGTGATCAGAAATTCAACACAAAAGCAAACTTGAAGAAACATTTTGAACGCAAACATGAAAACCAGCAAAAACAATATGTA TGCAGTTTTGAAGGTTGTAAGAAGACCTTTAAGAAGCATCAGCAGCTGAAAATCCATCAGTGCCAGCACACCAACGAACCGCCGTTCAA GTGTACCCACGAAGGATGTGGAAAACACTTTGCCTCCCCCAGCAGTCTGAAGCGACACGGGAAGGTCCACGAGG gCTATATGTGTCAAAAAGAATGTTCTTTTGTGGCAAAAACATGGACAGAGCTTCTGAAACATGTGAGAGAAGCCCATAAAG AGGACGTAACATGTGACGTGTGCCAGAAGACGTTTAAGCGCAAGGATTTCCTGAAGCAGCATATGAGAATTCACGCCCCGGAGAGGGACGTGTGTCGGTGCCCCAGGGAAGGCTGTGGCCGCACCTACACCACCGTGTTCAACCTCCAGAGCCACATCCTCTCGTTCCACGAGGAGTGGCGCCCGTTCGTGTGTGAGCACGCCAGCTGCGGCAAGGCATTTGCCATGAAG CAGAGCCTCAGCAGGCATGCTGTTGTGCATGACCctgacaagaaaaaaatgaagctcaAA GTGAGACCGTCTCATGAAAAACGGAGTCTGGCCTCTCGGCTCAGTGGGTACCTCCCTCCTAAAAGGACACAGGACCAGGGCGTGTCTTTGCCCAGAAATGGGGAGACTGAACTGCCTTCTGAACTGCACTAA